The sequence below is a genomic window from Haloferax mediterranei ATCC 33500.
CTGAGCACCTCGGCGGCGGATACGTCTGCGAGTTTCGAGGTGAACTCCATCTCGCGGAACATCGACGGACTGTTGAGCATCACGTTGTCCGTTCCGAGCGCGACCTTCGTCCGGTTGGCTAGTTCGCGCACCGGCGGGACACCGACACCGGTGACGAGGTTCGACCGCGGGCAGACGACGATTGGAATCTCGCTGTCTGCGACCCGTTCGAGGTGGAGCGGTTCGGGGTGAACCATGTGGACGAGGAAGTCGGGTTCGAGGTCCAACGCCGGATTGATGTCGTGGGCGTCGCGCTCGCCGGCGTGGATGCCGAACAGTTTTCCGGCCTCTGCGGTCGCGTTTCGAAGCGTTGCGAACTCGGCGTCCCGCGCACCGGACGCCCCGAAGCCATCCGCAATCTCCATTGCGTCCGCTGTCTCCCGTCCGAGGATGACGGCCTCGATGTCTCTGCCGTCGAGCGCCTGACGGATGACATCGACACCGTCGACGCCGCCCTCGCGGAATTCGAGACAGGCCGCCGTTCCCCCTTGTTCCATCAGTCGGAGCGACCGGTGCATTGCGGCGACTTTCTCCTCGGTACTCGCCGCCCGCAGAAGTCGGTGTTTGAGACCATCCGGCGGAGCGACTAACTCGTCTAAGGAGAGCCCACCGCCTGCTTCCTTGGCGATTGAGTCGCCGAGGTGCGTGTGCGCGTTAACGAACGCGGGAAGAATGATATCCGTCGAATCGGTGTCCGCCTCCTCGATGGCGGTGATAATTCCATCTTCGACCACGACCCGCCCTTCGACCGGTTCGAAGTCGCGACCGCGGAGTACCGTGCCCTCGAATTGCATCGCGTTCGAATCAGTCGTCCCGCGGCTTGAACCTCCCGTCTCGTGAC
It includes:
- a CDS encoding amidohydrolase family protein; amino-acid sequence: MQFEGTVLRGRDFEPVEGRVVVEDGIITAIEEADTDSTDIILPAFVNAHTHLGDSIAKEAGGGLSLDELVAPPDGLKHRLLRAASTEEKVAAMHRSLRLMEQGGTAACLEFREGGVDGVDVIRQALDGRDIEAVILGRETADAMEIADGFGASGARDAEFATLRNATAEAGKLFGIHAGERDAHDINPALDLEPDFLVHMVHPEPLHLERVADSEIPIVVCPRSNLVTGVGVPPVRELANRTKVALGTDNVMLNSPSMFREMEFTSKLADVSAAEVLRMATINGADLADLNYGLIEEGREGKLLVLDGDTDNLAGVQDVVRAVVRRAGLSDVKDVHL